One genomic region from Desulfallas thermosapovorans DSM 6562 encodes:
- a CDS encoding respiratory nitrate reductase subunit gamma encodes MKLLIGQILPYITVTLFTLGILYRLGRWAGARIVHNITLSPWLQTNGQVAVRIGSEAFLFRNLFRFDKALWAGALLMHFALLNVLGGHIVGFGFLGEQFALIPGLGITPELSRELSDLLGSIMGIALFVGLLYLLIRRFTLEKVKLVTKPSDNLWLIYLLVLVGIGNIMRFIPAFHIEYEMVFDYIAALIMFQPVVHMEILNSGFFLAHYLLVQVLLIVFPFSKLMHLFGMFAERYIVNRVYHDPAPGLPNVDVAAARKAGLGVPAGDAAEEGV; translated from the coding sequence GTGAAGTTATTAATTGGACAAATACTTCCGTATATAACGGTAACCTTGTTTACCCTCGGAATACTTTACCGTTTGGGGCGCTGGGCCGGTGCGCGCATAGTGCATAACATTACACTGTCACCCTGGCTGCAAACCAATGGCCAGGTTGCCGTGCGTATTGGCTCGGAAGCATTTTTATTCCGCAATCTTTTTAGGTTCGATAAAGCCCTGTGGGCCGGCGCCTTGCTGATGCACTTTGCTCTGCTAAACGTTCTTGGCGGGCACATTGTGGGCTTTGGTTTTTTGGGTGAACAGTTCGCCCTGATTCCGGGCCTGGGTATCACCCCGGAACTCAGTAGGGAATTGTCTGATTTGTTAGGCTCTATTATGGGTATAGCATTATTTGTTGGTTTATTGTACCTGCTGATCAGGCGTTTCACCCTGGAAAAAGTCAAGCTGGTAACCAAGCCCAGCGATAACCTGTGGCTCATTTACCTGCTGGTGCTGGTGGGTATCGGCAATATTATGCGTTTTATCCCCGCTTTCCATATTGAATATGAAATGGTGTTCGACTATATCGCGGCGCTGATCATGTTCCAGCCCGTGGTGCACATGGAAATCCTCAACAGTGGATTTTTCCTGGCCCACTACCTGCTGGTACAGGTTCTGCTGATTGTGTTCCCGTTCAGTAAACTGATGCACCTGTTCGGTATGTTTGCCGAGCGCTATATCGTCAACCGGGTCTACCACGATCCCGCCCCCGGTTTGCCCAATGTTGATGTAGCGGCTGCCCGTAAGGCCGGCCTTGGTGTGCCTGCCGGGGATGCTGCCGAGGAGGGGGTGTAA